In Cryptomeria japonica chromosome 1, Sugi_1.0, whole genome shotgun sequence, the sequence GGGACTAAGAGATGGAATCTTTGAGAACCAGGTTAAGGAGTTCATCTTGGGTTTCtttgtttctctctattttctCAATGTAAAATTTAGAGCCTCTCGAGTGATGATCTTCTTTATCTTTAGGTGGGATTTTTTCTAGTCTTGATAATCTTAGCAGTTGCCAAAAGTTTAGCATCCTACTAAATGTCTGTTCTCCTGAGGAAGTCATTTTGTCCCCCTTGGCCAGCTCACTATCAGAAATATCATTAGATGCGGAAACAACATTCCTCTTTTTAAAGACTTAATCACTACTTTTTCTTTTCCACTCACATTCCTAGACCCTAAACTACTAGGGCTACAAGAAGGTATTTTGTGACACATCTAATGGTAACCTTTCAATTCTTAGGAGAATAGAGGAGGACATTGTGTAGAGAAATCTTTATAGGGAATTTTCCTTTTAGACTTGCTAGGAGGAGGACTGTTTTCATCATGGTCCTTAGGAGAATCATGGGGCAAAATAAATCATGGGGAAAAAAAGGGTAGAGAACAAGAGTATTTTTAaggttgtaaatgtaaatgacatAAATCAATCCCTAGTTTAACGATAGGTAAACCCCTTTAGAAGAACACTTTTGCatggatgaaaatgaaaagaatGGATAACTAATAGGTTTATGATGCCTTAAGTGGTTGGGAAGAGGAAAATGGTACCCATGAAGTGTTGCAAATTGACCCTCCAATGTGAAGTAATTTATCAAGTGATAGCTGATGGCTTCCCACGGCAATTAAAAATCTTCTTctctcctaaatctattttggtGCCTTTTTAACCTCTCTCTATCCTTGAAGAACAATGAAATATACTCTTAATAGCCCGATTTTGACTTAGACAGGGGAACTTTTTACCATCACACTTAAAACCAATTACTTGGGAAATTATCTCTTTTGATACGTCCATTTTTACACACCTACTACAACTCTCCCATTGTTCCAACTATTCATAAACTTAGACAAGAGGTCTTTGTtaatatttttcatgattttgaagATCAAGGTTACTCTTCCTTTATCAAAGATGTCCCACACTTGGATATTATTTTTTAGGGAGACATATGAGGTGGGTTTGACATATAGATGTTGGGCCTccatgactataattttattacaccTAAAACTAGAGAACACTAACCTTTAAGAACCCAAATATAACAAACTTAAAAAGACACAATTGATAGATCTTTCTAGAAAATGGTTGATATTTATCTCAAGGTTGGCAAAAAATCTCTTTTCCTATTTCCACATGAAAGTTGTAAAGTGTAATTAATTCCCATTTTTCAATCACTTGTGTCCACATTCTTTGTTAAGTTCTAAGAAATTTTGGAGGCACATGTTGGATAGATATAAAGTTAAGACATTTTTTTATAGTAGTTGGTTTATGTAGACATGAGTTAAAAATAATTTAAGAATCAATTCTAAATAAGATTGCAAATTCCTTGTACTGGGTATATTAAGGATAGATGGGATGGTATATAAAAGCTTAGAACTTCATAGTCGTATCATATTGGTTTATAATATGATAACATGTATAATTGTGACATGTAGGTCAAGAATTTGGTCGTTAAAGAAATAATATAGAGTATTAcacaatattttataattataaaatcCATTTGACCACATTGTTGACTTTCTATATTTTTATACAATCATAATTATGAAATTTTAATTATTAgtaaagaatcaaaaatttattataagaaaatataatatgatatttaaattataatatatattaattttgaatttatttaaagatagaatataaattataaattttttagttttttattttaatatagattttaaaacttaattattatttttatgtgtAAGTTTTAATATTAATTACTGTTATGTGTAGTTTAAAGTTCATttcatttcttatatatatatctaGTACTAGCATAAAATTACAATTAGAAATAAATTATAAAGAAGGGTTACTATTGGAGAGTACCATCTAAGTAACACACTTGTATTTTTGTTCATAATCAATGTAAAATTTTCAAATATGTTTCTAGTGCATGCAATCCAATCATATGTGCATGTACAAATATTAACAGTTTGTGTTATTTAAAAATTGTTTACACACACTAAATTTCACTAATCATTTAAAATATGATTGTATCTGGTTACTGTTCACACATCATAAAATATGAAAAATTTATATTTGCACATACTTGTTCACTTCTAGGAAGCTAACACTATTGAAGCAAATCCAATTTAGTAGTTGAAAAATAACTTTAGAATTCACATTGGATGGGTTGGCACCAAAGTTTGTTTTATACGATTTATTACTATTATGGCCATGATTATTATGTGTTGGTTCTAATTTCCTTTTGATAGTTGCATAACCATCACCATGAGAAAATCCCACAACAATCTTATCACATTGACTCCTCTATTACACACCACATATTAAATCTATGTATACATAATTCTTATTATCCCTTCACTATGTCACCATAGCACTTGTctcaatcatttttttcttttacttTGTAATCATTAAGGGACATCTCAAGTTTTAGACAACTCGATCTATTAGCATTCACAACTTTACTCCTAGATGACTTTTTGTATTTATCACAATAATATATTTTTGTTGTAAGGTAATAGCTATatccaaaaaaaaatatatgtaaattttctttaaagactttacaataaagcaTAATGATCTATACTTGTTAATAGATAGTTTTATGTTACAATTTATTATGTAATTtacatttaaaatttattaattatgtcaTTTTATAAACGTGTTTTTATTGCAAATTTATGCTGCATGAATAAATTGTCTATTATAGACCATTTATATACTAAATAAAACTACTTTTTCAAATTTAACCTTtcctctaaaaaaaaaaattaagggcaTAAATAAATTGTCTATTATAGACGATTTATATATGATTACATCACATGCTTTCACAATAAATGCATGTAAAATTACATTACCAAATATGACCTTCACTAAAGAAATTTCCATAcacaaaaattaaaaatagttGGTCAATCCTCGAAATGAGTTTTGCTTTCCAAAACTTCTCCACGTGAATATAGTCCGTTAATGAAATCCTAGAGGATAAGATTTGACCTTTTAACCTCCTTATTAAATTGGTTGTATTTTAAATCTGATGTACTCTGCAACAATTGGGCATAATTTGTGCTTCAGACGGCTACTATTCGTTTCGGTATTCAAACGCaaccattattattattatgaatgCACGAACTAGGTAGACATGACTGTAAATAATAACTACTTAATATTTAGAAAACATTATCATTTATGAATGCACATGACATTGCCGGATTGGGAGGATCTGAAGCATTTGGTCAATTCGGGCATGAATAATAAACAATTCAAAAAGATTGTATATAAAGTGTAGGGGGCCTTACTGATTCCATATATCCAATCCAAATCTTCAAATGGCGAAGATTTCCTCTGTTCTGCTGCTGATGCTGTTTTTGGCTGTGGGTTTATCAGAGAATGGATCGATGGGTAAGGAAATCTAACGTTTTGCTATGAAATATCAATTGTTCAATTATTCGAATTACTGCACAGTTAGAATGAAGTTTGATGGATTGAATGTTTGTATTGCTGTGCAGGTGCCGGGGTATTCAGGGAATACATAGGCGCACAATTCAACGGCGTTAAGTTCTCGGATTTGCCAATCATTCCCGGCACGCATGTTGACTTCATTCTATCCTTCGCCATCGACTATACCCCGTCGGGAAGTTCTCCCACAAACGGAATATTCAATATTTTCTGGGATACCGGCAATCTGAGCCCGAGCGCTGTGCaggcaatcaaatccaaaaataagAACGTCAGAGTTGCTCTCAGTTTAGGCGGCGACAGCGTGGGTAAAACCCACGTCCAGTTCAATCCATCCTCTGTGTCGACGTGGGTGAAGAATGCAGTTTCTTCTCTCACTAAGATTATCAAGCAATACCACCTTGATGGCATCGACATCGATTATGAGCATTTCGACGTTTCAGATCCCAGTACATTTGCCTCCTGTATTGGGCAGCTCATCACTCAACTAAAGCAGAAGAAAGTTATCTCGTTTGCCTCCATCGCTCCGTTCGACGATCCAAAAGTGCAGTCCCATTACAGTGCCCTGTGGAACAAGTACGGCAAATCGATCGACTACGTGAATTTCCAATTCTACGCTTACGATTCGAGTACCACCGTCCCGCAGTTTATCAACTATTTCAACGCTCAGGAGAAACGCTACAGCGTGGGAAAAGTGTTGCCTAGCTTTACTAGCGACGGCAGCGGAGGGCTGTCCCCTGCCAAGGGTTTCTTCGATGCCTGCACGACACTCAAGAAGTCCGGCAAGCTCCATGGCATCTTTGTGTGGAATGCAGATACTTCAAAGTCCAATGGCTTCAAGTATGAAAAACAAGCTCAGGCTCTCCTCCACTGATCCTTTTTTTATGAGGGGCCTTCAATTGCACTTCTCATTCTAACCTTGTGTTGTACTACTTCTTAAATAATAAATGGAAAACGCCCATCCAAATTTTATGCCGTGGTACCTTCAGAATAACAAATTAAACTGTCTATGGCGAAAACAAGGATTTAATATGAGCCGGATAATG encodes:
- the LOC131034137 gene encoding chitinase 2-like, whose product is MAKISSVLLLMLFLAVGLSENGSMGAGVFREYIGAQFNGVKFSDLPIIPGTHVDFILSFAIDYTPSGSSPTNGIFNIFWDTGNLSPSAVQAIKSKNKNVRVALSLGGDSVGKTHVQFNPSSVSTWVKNAVSSLTKIIKQYHLDGIDIDYEHFDVSDPSTFASCIGQLITQLKQKKVISFASIAPFDDPKVQSHYSALWNKYGKSIDYVNFQFYAYDSSTTVPQFINYFNAQEKRYSVGKVLPSFTSDGSGGLSPAKGFFDACTTLKKSGKLHGIFVWNADTSKSNGFKYEKQAQALLH